The following proteins come from a genomic window of Ilumatobacter coccineus YM16-304:
- a CDS encoding GTP-binding protein: protein MSGHTFKILVTGPYAAGKTSLIQSVSQTPVVTTDVVTSGEEAEVKSHTTVAMDFGTYSLDDEEVRLLLFGTPGQPRFRFMTNILKGDVDIVTFVIDAEARGTHPAAGVELRSLLADLRVPAVIAVNRCDDQAVADRIARSLGAKGTEAVVPCQLVDADSGREVVVEILLTLLNAMENNEVPVTAEVA, encoded by the coding sequence ATGAGCGGCCACACCTTCAAGATCCTCGTCACCGGGCCGTACGCGGCCGGTAAGACCTCGCTGATCCAGTCGGTGTCGCAGACGCCGGTGGTCACCACCGACGTCGTCACGAGCGGCGAAGAGGCCGAGGTGAAGTCGCACACGACCGTCGCGATGGACTTCGGGACCTACTCGCTCGACGACGAAGAAGTTCGGCTGTTGCTGTTCGGGACGCCCGGGCAGCCGCGGTTCCGCTTCATGACCAACATCCTCAAAGGCGATGTCGACATCGTCACCTTCGTGATCGACGCCGAGGCTCGCGGCACGCACCCGGCGGCCGGCGTCGAACTGCGCTCGTTGCTCGCCGATCTGCGCGTTCCGGCTGTCATCGCCGTCAACCGGTGCGACGATCAAGCGGTCGCCGACCGAATTGCGCGGTCACTCGGTGCCAAAGGCACCGAAGCGGTCGTACCCTGTCAGTTGGTGGATGCCGACTCCGGCCGCGAGGTCGTCGTCGAGATCCTGCTCACCCTGCTGAACGCAATGGAGAACAACGAAGTCCCGGTCACGGCGGAGGTGGCCTGA
- a CDS encoding GspE/PulE family protein translates to MAIGRKKVEEAPAGGVAVAEKPETGESSEQCMATGQALVQAGFLDAEKLATLLQESNGDLLKFSDFALTRHGVGRNELAQAVGAACQVPVGDPSVGELDEEIATKVPEQICRDHKVIAIAESPEGLVLYAADPSPWRRQQVEAAAGGLRFAWRASDNKTVTSFIEQMFRTSSNLDEIVSTFAGEEIQRKEAEKKGGEVNLDDQSPVVQLVAKIVSQALRDRTSDIHIEPLDDRLRIRFRVDGHLVEAFSLPLSAHNALTSRLKIMSEMNIVEKRAPQDGQFSTKVDGKELDVRVASVATVFGEKIVMRLLDKSKSMVGLAELGMPKETYNTYSKLVHAPFGMVICAGPTGAGKTTTLYATLLEINSTGKNVTTVEDPVEYVFPGINQVQTNEKAGLTFATGLKALLRQDPDVILVGEIRDADTARIAIQSALTGHFVLSSLHGTDAVAALHRLLDMGIEAFLVASAIVGVVSQRLIRKMCDNCKEPYEPGAEELAVFRQHSGGSEKTQFFQGAGCSYCSGTGYRDRIGVYELLRITPEIRRLIVGWATTEELRRLAVAQGMRTMLREAMQLVEDDITTVPEVVRTLFAH, encoded by the coding sequence ATGGCAATCGGACGTAAGAAAGTCGAAGAAGCTCCCGCCGGCGGTGTCGCTGTCGCGGAGAAACCCGAGACGGGCGAGTCGTCCGAGCAGTGCATGGCCACCGGTCAGGCACTCGTCCAGGCCGGCTTCCTCGACGCCGAGAAGCTCGCGACGCTGCTCCAGGAGTCCAACGGAGACCTCCTGAAGTTCAGCGACTTCGCCCTCACCCGACACGGTGTCGGTCGAAACGAACTCGCTCAAGCCGTCGGCGCAGCATGTCAGGTACCGGTCGGCGACCCCAGCGTCGGGGAACTCGACGAAGAGATCGCCACGAAGGTCCCCGAACAGATCTGCCGTGACCACAAGGTCATCGCCATCGCCGAGAGCCCCGAAGGGCTCGTCCTCTACGCCGCCGACCCGTCGCCCTGGCGCCGGCAGCAAGTCGAAGCAGCAGCCGGCGGACTCCGGTTCGCCTGGCGAGCCTCCGACAACAAGACCGTCACCTCGTTCATCGAGCAGATGTTCCGCACCTCGTCGAACCTCGACGAGATCGTGTCGACGTTCGCCGGCGAAGAGATCCAGCGCAAGGAAGCGGAGAAGAAGGGCGGCGAGGTCAACCTCGACGACCAATCACCCGTCGTCCAGCTCGTCGCCAAGATCGTGAGCCAGGCGCTGCGCGACCGCACGTCCGACATCCACATCGAACCACTCGACGACCGTCTCCGCATCCGGTTCCGCGTCGATGGTCACCTTGTCGAAGCCTTCAGCCTCCCGCTGTCGGCCCACAACGCACTCACCTCCCGACTCAAGATCATGTCGGAGATGAACATCGTCGAGAAACGAGCACCGCAGGACGGGCAGTTCTCGACCAAGGTCGACGGCAAAGAGCTCGACGTTCGTGTCGCCTCCGTGGCGACCGTGTTCGGCGAGAAGATCGTCATGCGTCTCCTCGACAAGTCGAAGTCGATGGTCGGCCTCGCCGAACTCGGCATGCCCAAGGAGACGTACAACACGTACTCCAAGCTGGTGCACGCCCCCTTCGGCATGGTCATCTGCGCCGGACCGACCGGTGCCGGTAAGACGACGACCCTGTACGCCACCCTGCTCGAGATCAACTCGACCGGCAAGAACGTCACCACGGTCGAAGACCCAGTCGAGTACGTGTTCCCCGGCATCAACCAGGTGCAGACCAACGAGAAGGCCGGCCTCACGTTCGCCACCGGCCTCAAGGCCCTCTTGCGTCAGGACCCCGACGTCATCCTCGTCGGTGAGATTCGAGACGCCGACACCGCACGCATCGCGATCCAGTCGGCCCTCACCGGTCACTTCGTGCTGTCGTCACTGCACGGCACCGACGCCGTCGCCGCGCTCCACCGTCTGCTCGACATGGGCATCGAAGCCTTCCTCGTCGCCTCCGCGATCGTCGGCGTCGTGTCACAGCGACTCATCCGCAAGATGTGCGACAACTGCAAAGAGCCGTACGAGCCCGGAGCAGAAGAACTCGCCGTGTTCCGCCAGCACTCAGGTGGCAGCGAGAAGACCCAGTTCTTCCAAGGCGCCGGCTGCAGCTACTGCTCCGGCACCGGCTACCGCGACCGCATCGGCGTCTACGAACTGCTGCGCATCACCCCCGAGATCCGCCGCCTCATCGTCGGCTGGGCCACCACCGAAGAACTCCGACGCCTCGCCGTCGCCCAGGGCATGCGCACCATGCTCCGCGAAGCGATGCAGCTCGTTGAAGACGACATCACCACCGTCCCCGAAGTCGTCCGCACCCTCTTCGCCCACTGA
- the tadA gene encoding tRNA adenosine(34) deaminase TadA encodes MEPDTDDLDTGSPNAASSLTIELMTVALDEARAAVDHDDVPVGAVIVHDGVVIARRHNERELTGDPVAHAEVLALRDAAAVLGQWRLDDCTMYVTLEPCVMCAGAMVNARLGRVVFGATDPKAGGVVSHFGVLGGAPLNHAVAVESGALADQCGQILRDFFRAKRR; translated from the coding sequence ATGGAGCCGGACACCGACGACCTCGACACCGGTTCGCCGAACGCCGCGAGCTCACTGACCATCGAGCTGATGACCGTGGCACTCGACGAAGCCCGAGCAGCCGTCGACCACGACGACGTGCCAGTCGGCGCGGTGATCGTCCACGACGGCGTCGTCATCGCCCGGCGCCACAACGAGCGAGAACTCACCGGTGATCCGGTCGCGCACGCCGAAGTGCTGGCGCTGCGTGACGCCGCTGCGGTGCTCGGACAGTGGCGCCTCGACGACTGCACGATGTATGTCACGCTCGAACCGTGCGTGATGTGCGCCGGAGCGATGGTCAACGCCCGCCTCGGCCGGGTCGTGTTCGGCGCCACCGATCCGAAAGCCGGCGGAGTCGTCAGCCACTTCGGCGTGCTCGGCGGAGCGCCTCTCAACCACGCGGTCGCCGTCGAATCCGGCGCCCTCGCCGATCAGTGCGGCCAGATCCTGCGCGACTTCTTCCGCGCCAAGCGCCGCTGA
- a CDS encoding alpha/beta fold hydrolase, protein MRVGPRVRCLLLTGLVVAAACSGADDADPLPPPPVTRSTIPPRVSLPDPSELVAPVTDPADGSADATDAESATPLDYSIVWEDRGNGVEAGFVTVPLDYSDPQGDTLDLRVVRHRAPADDRVGVLFANNGGPGLPASSMAATVRGWFGEPLIERFDIVTWDPRGTGESGASVDCIDGSEYDRYFGSSDVTPEDDAERDELIELSRDFAEACIDAVGDSLAHLGTNNSARDMDAIRQALGEDQASYLGFSYGSELGAVWATLFPDTVRAAVLDGAAHPDADGLEPTRQQRIGFETVLNTFLAECSANESCAFHNDGDAEGAFDALLESLDESPIPSAEGRPDVNLEIAINGVIQAMYTEGRWSALERALDDAANGIGGGLLALHDGYFQRDSQTGTYSNLLESFQAITCADDPDRLTPDESDAEAAPLIGVAPRLFPYTTASYTCDFFPASADPRAEITGDRAGPVVVIGTTGDPSTPLESSQAMADALEDGHLVTVEANRHTAYRTGDCINDIVHQYLIWLEVPAPDTRCT, encoded by the coding sequence ATGCGAGTCGGACCACGAGTGCGTTGCCTGCTGTTGACCGGTCTGGTCGTCGCTGCGGCCTGCTCGGGCGCTGACGATGCCGACCCGCTCCCGCCGCCGCCGGTCACCCGTTCGACCATTCCGCCGCGAGTGTCGCTGCCCGATCCGAGCGAGCTCGTCGCTCCGGTCACCGATCCGGCCGACGGCTCCGCCGACGCGACCGACGCCGAGTCCGCGACCCCGCTCGACTACTCGATCGTCTGGGAAGACCGAGGCAACGGCGTCGAAGCCGGGTTCGTCACCGTGCCGCTCGACTACAGCGACCCACAGGGCGACACGCTCGACCTGCGCGTGGTGCGGCACCGAGCGCCGGCCGACGATCGCGTCGGCGTGTTGTTCGCGAACAACGGCGGCCCCGGTCTCCCGGCGAGTTCGATGGCGGCAACGGTTCGAGGCTGGTTCGGAGAGCCGCTCATCGAGCGTTTCGACATCGTCACCTGGGACCCGCGCGGGACCGGGGAGAGCGGCGCCTCGGTCGACTGCATCGACGGGTCCGAGTACGACCGGTACTTCGGATCGAGCGACGTCACCCCCGAAGACGACGCCGAGCGTGACGAGCTCATCGAGCTCTCGCGAGACTTCGCCGAGGCGTGCATCGACGCGGTGGGCGACTCGCTGGCGCACCTCGGCACCAACAACTCGGCCCGTGACATGGACGCGATCCGCCAGGCGCTGGGAGAAGACCAGGCGTCGTACCTCGGTTTCAGCTACGGCAGTGAGCTCGGAGCGGTGTGGGCCACCCTCTTCCCCGACACGGTGCGCGCCGCCGTGCTCGACGGCGCCGCCCACCCCGACGCCGACGGGCTCGAGCCCACCCGGCAGCAGCGCATCGGATTCGAGACCGTCCTGAACACGTTTCTGGCCGAGTGCAGCGCCAACGAATCCTGCGCATTCCACAACGACGGCGACGCCGAAGGAGCGTTCGACGCGCTGCTCGAGTCGCTCGACGAGTCACCGATCCCCAGCGCGGAGGGTCGCCCAGACGTCAACCTCGAGATCGCCATCAACGGGGTGATCCAGGCGATGTACACCGAAGGTCGTTGGTCGGCACTCGAACGAGCACTCGACGACGCCGCCAACGGAATCGGAGGTGGTCTGCTCGCCCTGCACGACGGCTACTTCCAGCGCGACAGCCAGACCGGCACCTACTCCAACCTGCTGGAGTCGTTCCAGGCGATCACGTGCGCCGACGACCCCGACCGGCTCACGCCCGACGAATCCGACGCCGAAGCAGCGCCGCTCATCGGCGTGGCCCCTCGCCTGTTCCCCTACACGACAGCGTCGTACACGTGCGACTTCTTCCCCGCGTCGGCCGATCCCCGAGCCGAGATCACCGGAGATCGCGCCGGACCGGTCGTCGTGATCGGCACCACCGGCGACCCGAGCACTCCGCTCGAGAGCAGCCAGGCCATGGCCGATGCGCTCGAAGACGGTCACCTGGTCACCGTCGAAGCCAACCGCCACACCGCCTACCGGACCGGCGACTGCATCAACGACATCGTGCACCAGTACCTCATCTGGCTCGAAGTCCCCGCGCCAGACACCCGCTGCACCTGA
- a CDS encoding type II secretion system F family protein codes for MPKFAYAAIDPQGAPVEGVTKADTIGAARANLVEQNLFPTKIEETRGLLDFELTAEKVKKKELMHFTRQLAVFVKAGIPITDALVTIGDETEDVALRRALSNLIDDLRNGGLLSAAAANHPHVFPDYYVGILQSAELTGQLDTALESLAEYLEREIDTRSKVVGALSYPMVVMVMAFGTVLLLAGYVLPQFKPLFEELGAELPLPTRMMLFFSRFFTDLWFITAGCFVAFIGTALFLKKHPTGKIWTQRMVLKLPIIGGIIDYAMLERFCRILGAMVKAGVPLPEGLKTTTEATSNIVYRERLDVARAQMLEGRGFSGPLIETELFPGAAKQMFKVGEETGTLDDQLEVAAIYFDRELESRIKKFTTMFEPIMIVFVGVIVGFVAIALVSAMYGVLGGIKEDAAPVVTGVQTVAEAAGHGSSF; via the coding sequence ATGCCAAAATTCGCTTATGCAGCCATTGACCCGCAGGGAGCGCCCGTCGAAGGCGTGACCAAGGCTGACACCATCGGCGCAGCGCGTGCGAACCTGGTCGAACAGAACTTGTTCCCGACCAAGATCGAAGAGACCCGAGGCCTCCTCGACTTCGAACTCACCGCGGAGAAGGTGAAGAAGAAGGAGCTGATGCACTTCACGCGTCAGCTCGCCGTGTTCGTCAAGGCCGGCATTCCGATCACCGACGCACTCGTGACGATCGGTGACGAAACCGAAGACGTCGCCCTGCGGCGCGCGCTCAGCAACCTGATCGACGACCTGCGCAACGGTGGCCTCCTGTCGGCTGCCGCTGCCAACCACCCACACGTCTTCCCCGACTACTACGTCGGCATCCTCCAGTCGGCCGAGCTCACCGGTCAGCTCGACACCGCACTCGAGAGCCTCGCTGAGTACCTCGAACGAGAGATCGACACCCGCTCCAAGGTCGTCGGTGCGCTCTCGTACCCGATGGTCGTCATGGTCATGGCCTTCGGCACCGTGCTCCTGCTGGCCGGCTACGTGCTCCCGCAGTTCAAACCCCTCTTCGAGGAACTCGGCGCCGAGCTGCCCCTCCCGACGCGGATGATGCTCTTCTTCTCCCGCTTCTTCACCGACCTGTGGTTCATCACCGCCGGCTGTTTCGTGGCGTTCATCGGCACTGCGCTCTTCTTGAAGAAGCACCCGACCGGCAAGATCTGGACCCAGCGCATGGTCCTCAAGCTGCCGATCATCGGCGGCATCATCGACTACGCCATGCTCGAACGGTTCTGCCGCATTCTCGGCGCCATGGTCAAGGCCGGCGTGCCGCTGCCCGAAGGACTCAAGACCACGACCGAGGCCACCTCGAACATCGTCTACCGCGAACGCCTCGACGTCGCCCGTGCGCAGATGCTCGAAGGTCGGGGTTTCTCCGGCCCGTTGATCGAAACCGAGCTGTTCCCCGGCGCCGCCAAGCAGATGTTCAAGGTCGGTGAAGAGACCGGTACGTTGGACGATCAGCTCGAGGTCGCCGCCATCTACTTCGACCGTGAACTCGAGAGCCGCATCAAGAAGTTCACCACCATGTTCGAACCGATCATGATCGTGTTCGTCGGTGTGATCGTCGGCTTCGTCGCCATCGCCCTCGTGTCGGCCATGTACGGCGTGCTCGGCGGCATCAAGGAAGACGCCGCACCGGTCGTGACCGGTGTGCAGACCGTCGCCGAGGCCGCTGGACACGGCAGTTCCTTCTGA
- a CDS encoding coiled-coil domain-containing protein: MSDQLEQMQANIVAAVQQELSRFSGEVDSAVKQLRSELAAGTAARTELENQVRSLASALETSHGANTRFQADIQRALEERLAEFSEKTKRRHDELNTRLGRVVDEANVGISSAVEAAARPILKQFEHRQDQMDIEVKNLDSSLRKFDDQAGQMVSHINTVTSAIEGRLDQVTKDVLTTFDDRHAALVLRLDEVSAVAARQQTEVNNLVGTRVDATEDRINERIVGLESRMNEEIGQRVADIDAHVGRVSAGLDDAVITLSDRIAKADAQFLAVEGKFAEIREELANLDEEAIDEMKDQISSALGQAELVRIEMDRFKVDIEKAVEKSNVRLTELETTVQDQNMDVETAVQLERLEEVERAVLMLDPDQFVRRDEMGSEFQAAAAPAGSVSVEETSGTDAMDMLARMEAASGPSLAPPNADHDGSANGELESADSSSSLQPPVSH; this comes from the coding sequence ATGAGCGACCAACTCGAACAAATGCAGGCGAACATCGTCGCAGCAGTTCAACAAGAGCTGTCGCGATTCAGTGGCGAAGTCGATTCGGCCGTCAAGCAGCTCCGCAGCGAACTCGCCGCCGGTACGGCAGCTCGCACCGAACTCGAGAACCAGGTGCGCTCGCTCGCATCGGCACTCGAGACCTCCCACGGCGCCAACACCAGATTCCAGGCCGACATCCAGCGAGCGCTCGAAGAGCGGCTCGCCGAGTTCAGCGAGAAGACCAAGCGTCGACACGACGAACTCAACACGCGACTCGGCCGCGTCGTCGACGAAGCCAACGTCGGGATCTCCTCCGCCGTCGAAGCCGCCGCTCGGCCCATTCTCAAGCAGTTCGAGCACCGCCAAGACCAGATGGACATCGAGGTCAAGAACCTCGACAGCAGCCTGCGCAAGTTCGACGACCAAGCCGGCCAGATGGTGTCCCACATCAACACCGTCACGTCGGCCATCGAAGGTCGCCTCGACCAGGTCACCAAGGACGTGCTCACGACGTTCGACGACCGTCACGCAGCCCTCGTGCTGCGCCTCGACGAAGTGTCGGCCGTTGCAGCCCGCCAGCAGACCGAGGTGAACAACCTCGTCGGCACTCGCGTCGACGCGACAGAAGATCGCATCAACGAACGCATCGTCGGCCTCGAGAGCCGCATGAACGAAGAGATCGGCCAACGCGTCGCCGACATCGATGCACACGTCGGACGCGTGAGCGCCGGCCTCGACGACGCCGTCATCACCCTCAGCGATCGCATCGCCAAGGCCGACGCACAGTTCCTCGCCGTCGAAGGCAAGTTCGCCGAGATCCGCGAAGAGCTGGCCAACCTCGACGAAGAAGCCATCGACGAGATGAAGGACCAGATCTCGAGCGCCCTCGGTCAAGCCGAACTCGTGCGCATCGAGATGGATCGCTTCAAGGTCGACATCGAGAAGGCGGTCGAGAAGAGCAACGTTCGACTCACCGAACTCGAAACGACCGTCCAGGATCAGAACATGGACGTCGAGACCGCTGTCCAGCTCGAACGCCTCGAAGAGGTCGAACGAGCCGTCCTCATGCTCGACCCCGACCAGTTCGTCCGACGCGACGAGATGGGCAGCGAGTTCCAGGCCGCCGCAGCTCCCGCCGGCTCGGTGTCGGTCGAAGAGACCTCGGGCACCGACGCCATGGACATGCTCGCCCGCATGGAAGCAGCCAGTGGTCCATCACTCGCCCCGCCGAACGCCGACCACGACGGCTCCGCCAACGGCGAACTCGAGTCCGCCGACTCGTCCTCGTCTCTCCAACCCCCGGTGAGTCACTGA
- a CDS encoding roadblock/LC7 domain-containing protein, translating to MNDRAPASSIEPQGSLAPPPASSGFAPPPPPTASYTPRRLPTTAAEVLDEMTEVIPGARGALLASVDGFALARSDSMPNEAAHAAMISAAVGLAHQLVSMGNGTELRQLVVDHDEGLLLLWPVGTDRVLAMLTVSSVDQSRLRGFVRARARLLAEDLR from the coding sequence ATGAACGACCGCGCCCCCGCCTCCTCGATCGAGCCGCAGGGTTCCCTCGCGCCGCCACCCGCCTCCAGCGGTTTCGCGCCCCCTCCGCCGCCGACGGCCAGCTACACCCCCCGTCGCCTGCCCACCACCGCCGCAGAAGTGCTCGACGAGATGACCGAAGTCATCCCCGGCGCCCGCGGTGCACTGCTTGCATCCGTCGACGGATTCGCCCTCGCGCGGTCCGACAGCATGCCGAACGAAGCCGCTCACGCAGCGATGATCTCGGCCGCGGTCGGTCTCGCCCATCAGTTGGTGAGCATGGGCAACGGCACTGAACTCCGTCAGCTGGTCGTCGATCACGACGAAGGTCTGCTCCTGCTCTGGCCGGTGGGCACCGACCGAGTCCTCGCGATGCTGACCGTGTCGTCGGTCGATCAGTCACGGCTCCGCGGGTTCGTCCGGGCCCGCGCCCGCCTCCTCGCCGAGGACCTGCGATGA
- a CDS encoding 5'-3' exonuclease translates to MRVHLVDGTYELFRQHFGSAARHSDSHPMAAAAGVVTSTLALIDDGATHVAVASDHTIESFRNDLYHGYKDGEGMDPAILDQIPVMEDALEAAGFTVWRMVSHEADDALAAAAAVAAADERVDQVLIVTPDKDLGQCVVGDRVVQFDRRKREIIDEAGVVAKFGVGPASIPDYLGLVGDSADGFPGLPGWGAKSASLVLAKYGHIEDIPASAGQWDVPGLRGAAKLSATLQAQLDDALLFRKIATVDVDLDVGSVDDWEWHGPSPELAALGEQIGAPGLIDHANDVASR, encoded by the coding sequence ATGCGCGTTCATCTGGTCGATGGCACCTACGAGCTCTTCCGCCAACACTTCGGGTCGGCCGCTCGGCACAGCGACAGTCACCCGATGGCGGCCGCTGCTGGAGTCGTCACCTCGACGCTCGCGTTGATCGACGACGGCGCCACGCACGTCGCAGTGGCGTCCGATCACACGATCGAGAGCTTCCGCAACGACCTCTACCACGGCTACAAGGATGGGGAAGGCATGGATCCGGCCATCCTCGACCAGATCCCGGTGATGGAGGACGCCCTGGAAGCGGCCGGTTTCACGGTGTGGCGCATGGTCAGCCACGAAGCCGACGACGCGCTCGCCGCAGCGGCGGCGGTCGCAGCCGCCGACGAGCGAGTCGATCAGGTGCTCATCGTCACGCCCGACAAAGACCTGGGACAGTGTGTGGTGGGCGACCGTGTCGTCCAGTTCGACCGTCGCAAGCGCGAGATCATCGACGAAGCCGGCGTCGTTGCCAAGTTCGGCGTCGGCCCGGCGTCGATTCCCGACTATCTCGGTCTGGTGGGCGATTCGGCCGACGGATTCCCCGGCTTGCCGGGCTGGGGTGCGAAGAGCGCGTCACTGGTGCTCGCGAAGTACGGCCACATCGAGGACATTCCGGCATCGGCGGGTCAGTGGGACGTTCCCGGTCTCCGCGGTGCGGCGAAGTTGTCGGCCACGCTGCAAGCGCAGCTCGACGACGCGTTGCTGTTCCGCAAGATCGCGACGGTCGACGTCGACCTCGATGTGGGCAGCGTCGACGACTGGGAGTGGCACGGACCATCACCGGAACTCGCTGCGCTCGGTGAGCAGATCGGCGCTCCCGGGTTGATCGACCACGCGAACGACGTGGCGAGTCGCTGA
- a CDS encoding ABC transporter ATP-binding protein, with the protein MRMSPHHMMPGDSDSVRGVELADGTLRRVWKFARPYRTTIIVFLLAILLAALLALVPPFVVREILDNAIPNEDRDRIIWLAAIAVVAALSDAGLAIVQRWCSAQVGEGLIYDLRSALFAKVQRMPIAFFTRTPTGSITSRLNTDVVGAQTAVTSTLGSVVSNVIVLGTTLTAMFALEWRLTLLTLVVLPLFIVPARRVGKRLQGISREQMGYNAAMNTQMTERFNVSGATLVKLFGSGTRERTSFDSRAAGVRDTGIRAAMYGRVFFVALGLVGAIGTAAIYGVGALMVVDGDISSGTLVALAALVTRVYQPLTGLTNARVDLMTSMVSFERVFEVLDAPEAIQEKPGAIDLVDPVGTIEFDDVVFRYPPASASAIASMEQNAGLGGDTDPDVDVLHGFDLSVAAGETVALVGASGAGKSTTISLVPRLYDVSSGAVRIDGHDVRDLTLDTLRTSIGVVSQDPHLFHETIGDNLRYADPDASDEQLVAAASAARIHDTIAALPDGYDTVVGERGYRLSGGEKQRLAIARLLLKDPAIMILDEATSHLDNDNEAHIQEALEHALEGRTAIVIAHRLSTIRSADRIAFIEGGRVAELGTHDELVAANGRYAHQLAAGELVAPT; encoded by the coding sequence ATGCGCATGTCCCCTCACCACATGATGCCGGGTGATTCCGATTCGGTTCGAGGCGTCGAGCTCGCCGACGGAACGCTGCGACGCGTGTGGAAGTTCGCTCGCCCGTACCGGACGACGATCATCGTGTTCCTGCTCGCCATCCTCCTGGCCGCGCTCCTCGCGCTCGTTCCGCCGTTCGTGGTGCGCGAGATCCTCGACAACGCGATTCCGAACGAGGACCGTGATCGGATCATCTGGCTCGCAGCGATCGCCGTGGTCGCCGCGCTCTCCGACGCCGGTCTCGCCATCGTGCAGCGTTGGTGTTCGGCGCAGGTCGGCGAGGGGCTGATCTACGACCTCCGGAGCGCGTTGTTCGCCAAGGTGCAGCGCATGCCGATCGCCTTCTTCACCCGCACACCGACCGGCTCGATCACCTCGCGCCTCAACACCGACGTGGTCGGCGCGCAGACGGCGGTCACGAGCACGCTCGGCAGCGTGGTGAGCAACGTCATCGTGCTGGGCACGACGCTCACGGCGATGTTCGCGCTCGAGTGGCGCCTGACCTTGCTCACCCTCGTCGTGCTGCCGTTGTTCATCGTGCCGGCGCGGCGGGTCGGCAAGCGGCTGCAGGGCATCTCGCGCGAGCAGATGGGCTACAACGCCGCGATGAACACGCAGATGACCGAACGCTTCAACGTGTCGGGCGCGACCCTCGTCAAGCTGTTCGGCTCGGGAACGCGGGAGCGCACGTCGTTCGACTCGCGTGCGGCCGGCGTGCGCGACACTGGCATCAGGGCAGCGATGTACGGCCGGGTGTTCTTCGTGGCGCTCGGACTCGTCGGCGCCATCGGCACCGCGGCCATCTACGGCGTTGGTGCGCTCATGGTGGTCGACGGCGACATCTCGTCGGGCACGCTGGTGGCGCTCGCCGCCCTCGTGACTCGCGTGTACCAGCCGCTCACCGGCCTCACGAACGCCCGCGTCGACCTGATGACGTCGATGGTCAGCTTCGAACGGGTCTTCGAGGTGCTCGATGCGCCCGAAGCCATCCAGGAGAAGCCCGGGGCGATCGATCTCGTCGATCCCGTCGGCACGATCGAGTTCGACGACGTCGTCTTCCGCTATCCCCCGGCGAGCGCTTCGGCGATCGCGTCGATGGAGCAGAACGCCGGACTGGGCGGTGACACCGATCCCGACGTCGACGTGCTCCACGGTTTCGACCTGTCGGTCGCCGCTGGCGAGACGGTGGCGTTGGTCGGTGCATCGGGGGCCGGCAAGTCGACGACGATCTCACTCGTGCCACGTCTCTACGACGTGAGCAGCGGGGCGGTTCGCATCGACGGTCACGACGTTCGCGATCTCACGCTCGACACGTTGCGCACCTCGATCGGTGTGGTGTCGCAGGATCCCCATCTCTTCCACGAGACCATCGGCGACAACCTTCGCTATGCCGACCCCGACGCCAGCGACGAGCAACTCGTCGCAGCGGCCAGCGCGGCACGTATCCACGACACGATCGCGGCGCTACCCGACGGCTACGACACCGTCGTCGGCGAGCGCGGGTACCGCCTGTCGGGCGGCGAGAAGCAACGCTTGGCGATCGCCCGGCTGTTGTTGAAGGACCCGGCGATCATGATCCTCGACGAAGCGACGAGTCATCTCGACAACGACAACGAGGCGCACATCCAAGAGGCGCTCGAACACGCCCTCGAGGGTCGGACGGCGATCGTCATCGCCCATCGCCTCTCGACGATCCGTTCGGCCGACCGCATCGCGTTCATCGAAGGCGGACGCGTCGCCGAACTCGGCACTCACGACGAGTTGGTCGCGGCAAACGGGCGCTACGCCCACCAGCTCGCAGCCGGCGAGCTCGTCGCTCCGACCTGA